The DNA sequence CTCGACCCAGTGCATCACCGACGTCGAGTACGACGCCGACGCGTTGATCTGTTTGGCCGACCTCGACTCCCCCACCCCTCGACCGGACGGCGCCGAGGGCATGTGGAAACCGGGCTGGATCGAGTACACCGGCACTGCGATGCAGGTCGGGGCGCTGCACGGTGATCCTGGCCCGTTCATCAAGGGCGTCGGTCCCGAGTTGCCGGCCGGTAGGACACTCGCGTTCGGTGACTTCCGCTGCCGCAGCGATGGCAGCGGATTGGCCTGTGTGAACTACGCGCACCGTTCGGCCACGTGGATCAGCGCGGCGGGCGTGGTGCCCTACGGCTGCCTGCAGCCGGCCACCGCACCCCCCGGCGTCGGGAAGATGTTCAGCTGCTGAAGCCCTATCCGTGCGTGTCGCGGGCCTTCGCCCGGGCCCGGCCCGGGTAGATCTGCGTCATGCCGATCGCGCCGACGATCACCACCACCGGGATCACCGCCTTGGTCCAGTGCACCGTCGACGGCGACGTGGCCGCCACATAGCCCAACACCGCGATCAGCGCGAAGACCAGCGCCCACATCAGGGTGAGTACCTGGTTGGTTCGCCGGAAAGCGGTCTCTTCCCACTCCTGGCGCCCGGCCTCGGGTGGGGCGTACTGCGCGGTGAACGGTTCGAAGGCCAGCGATACGAGTGCCATCGCGGCCAGCACACCGCTGGACAGGGTGGTGGCGTAGGTGTCCATCCAGTCCCGGTCGGTCGACCCGAGGATCAGGCCGACGACGGTGACGCCGGAGAAGAACACGACGGTCACGACGTCGAGCAGCCGCACACCGGCGAATCCCGCCGACACCCCGAGCAGCACGGTGGCGAGCACCGCGCAGATCGCCCCGAACATCCAGGTGCTGGGGCCGTCGGCGACGAGCCAGTAGATGATCCACGGGACGAACCCGATGAAGGGGCTGCGCTCGAACCATTCGTCCACGCCCCACCAATACCTGTCGACGACCGCTCAGGCCAGGCGAATGCGGCGTTTGATCAGCCCAGCCGGAACGTGCCGGTCACCAATTCCGGAGTCACCGACACACCGTTGATGGTCGCCTTCGGCGTGCCGTCCTCGAACTCGATCGGGTCCGCCGGCCGCAGCGTCCGACTGGGCCTGATGTCGTTGCGCACGTCGAAGTCGCTGAACTCGTCGAGGTTGAACGGATCGAAGTTTCGGCGATCCTCGGCGAACCCGCTGAAGCGCACACCGGTGGCCGAGCCGTCCGGACGCACAACCCAGGAGTCCCGGACGCCGTCGACCTCGGCGGTGTACATGCCGGCCTGACCGGACACCTGGTTGGCGGTGAAGTCGTAGGCGACGCCGTTCATCGTGAGCTCACCGGTGGCCACCGCGCCGTCGAAGCTCGCGTCCAGGGTGTCCCGGAACTTCGATGTGATCTCGGTGTCGCCGGCGGTCTGGTTGCCGAAGAACCAGGCCTCGTCGTCGACGCCGTTACAGGCATACCCCGCAACCGAATCGCCGTCGACACTGAT is a window from the Mycolicibacterium poriferae genome containing:
- a CDS encoding DUF3159 domain-containing protein → MDEWFERSPFIGFVPWIIYWLVADGPSTWMFGAICAVLATVLLGVSAGFAGVRLLDVVTVVFFSGVTVVGLILGSTDRDWMDTYATTLSSGVLAAMALVSLAFEPFTAQYAPPEAGRQEWEETAFRRTNQVLTLMWALVFALIAVLGYVAATSPSTVHWTKAVIPVVVIVGAIGMTQIYPGRARAKARDTHG